In the Nocardioides marmotae genome, CGTCGCAGGCTGGACGCTCCACATCGACCATGCGGGAGCCCCCATGTCCACCCACCTGACCGGCCAGCCGACCGGCACCGGCGAGCCCGCCTGGGAGCGGCTCAGCGTCGTCTTCGACTCCACCTGCGAGGCCCCGCTGCTGCTCGTGTCCTCCCTGATGGCCCGGCGCGCGGTCGACGTGCGGGCGGCGTCGCTGGCCGAGGACGACGGCGGCCGGCTCTGCTTCGAGGCGCTGGTGCGCGGCCGCGACCGGCGGGTGCGGTCGGTGGTGTGCGCGCTGGAGTCCCGGATGGGCGTGCTCGCCGCCGGCGTCGTACCGGCGTGACGCCGGCCTTGTCGAGGTCGACAGGGAGCGGCGGCCACAGTCGTGCGGCTCGACCAACACGACCCCCGGGACGGCTCCTAGCGTCACGGAGGTGACCACCTCACTGACCGACGTGCAGCGGCGACTCGACGACGAGATGCCCGCGCTCCTGGCCAAGCACGACGTCCCCGGCGCTGCCTGGGCCGTCCTCAAGGACGGGGAGGTCGTCGACGGCGCGACCGGCCTCCTCAGCACGGCGACCGGGGTCGAGGCCACCGCCGACTCGGTCTTCCAGATCGGCTCGATCACCAAGCTGTGGACCAGCACGCTGGTCATGCAGCTGGTCGACGAGGGGCTGCTCGACCTCGACGCCCCGGTCCAGCGCTACCTCCCGAAGCTGCGCCTGCGCGACGCCGACGCCGCCGCGGCGATCACCACGCGGCAGCTGCTCATGCACACCGCCGGCTTCGAGGGCGACATCTTCACCGACACCGGCCCGGGCGACGACGCCATCGAGAAGTACGTCGAGGTCCTCGCCGACGTGCCGCAGCTCTTCGCGCCGGGCGAGCAGTTCTCCTACAACAACGCCGGATACTGCCTGCTCGGCCGGCTCGTGGAGGTCCTCCGCGAGAAGACGTACGACGCGTGCCTGCGCGAGCACCTCTTCGCACCGCTCGGACTGACCCACGCCGCGACCAGCCCCTACGAGGCGATCCTGTTCCGCGCGGCCGTCGGCCACGTGCAGCCCGAGCCCGACGCGGCGTACGAGCCGGCCCCGATGTGGGCGATGGCCCGCTCCAACGCACCCGCCGGCACGATGCTCGCGATGCGCCCCCGCGACCTGGTGACCTTCGCGCGGATGCACCTGGAGGACGGTCGGTCGGCCACGGGCGAGCAGGTGCTCGCGCCGGGCACGGCGGCCGCGATGCAGGCGCGCGCGGTGGACCTGCCGCCGACCGGGATCATGGGCTCCTCGTGGGGCCTGGGCTTCGAGCGCTTCGACATGCCGACCGGTGACGTCGTCGGCCACGACGGCAACACGATCGGGCAGTCCGCGTTCCTGCGGATGGTGCCCGAGGCCGGCCTCGCGATCGCGCTGCTCACCAACGGCGGCGACGTCTTCGCGCTCTACCACGACGTGGTGGGCCGCCTGCTCCCCGAGCTCAGCGGCACGAGCATCCCCGAGCTGCCCACCCCGCCGTCGGAGCCGCAGCCGGTGGACGCCAGCCGGTACGTCGGCACCTACTCCGCCGAGGTCCTCGACCTCGTCGTCCGCCAGGACGAGGA is a window encoding:
- a CDS encoding serine hydrolase domain-containing protein; its protein translation is MTTSLTDVQRRLDDEMPALLAKHDVPGAAWAVLKDGEVVDGATGLLSTATGVEATADSVFQIGSITKLWTSTLVMQLVDEGLLDLDAPVQRYLPKLRLRDADAAAAITTRQLLMHTAGFEGDIFTDTGPGDDAIEKYVEVLADVPQLFAPGEQFSYNNAGYCLLGRLVEVLREKTYDACLREHLFAPLGLTHAATSPYEAILFRAAVGHVQPEPDAAYEPAPMWAMARSNAPAGTMLAMRPRDLVTFARMHLEDGRSATGEQVLAPGTAAAMQARAVDLPPTGIMGSSWGLGFERFDMPTGDVVGHDGNTIGQSAFLRMVPEAGLAIALLTNGGDVFALYHDVVGRLLPELSGTSIPELPTPPSEPQPVDASRYVGTYSAEVLDLVVRQDEEQRIWVDTIYKGVFADMPPEEPTELVGFGPDSLIPLRPDRGMHMPHNFLGDDGTGRARYLHLGRAFQRA